GATACCGCATTACGGCATTCTTAAAACAGAAAACCCAGTTGATTAAACCGGGGTCAAGAGATCCCAAGCGCAGAAACAGCTCTTCGGGCGAGGAAGGAGCATCTCCAGTTTTCCACACCCCACGTCCGGCTAATAAACGAGCATGCGAAGTGGAATTTTGCTTCCGCGGAGGCGACAAGTGGGCGCAGTCTTGCTCTGAATATTCAGAGGCTGGTAGACTCGGATGCCAGGATGATTTGCTGCCTCTGAACACGCCGATTAGTCTACTCATCGCAGGCGATTAGGCGGCGTCAGCGAGGGTGATAAACAAGTCGGCCGCTGACCTTCATTGGGTGGTCGATCCATGGCGATCGATGCGATCCAATTCCAACTGCGTCGGGTCTCCGCAGGAGACGGCAGGAGTTAGCTTGTGCCATTTGGGGATCCGTTGTTTACGCTCTCGGTCGCCGTCGCTGTCCCGCCGCGGGGGTTTTCGTTTTACGGCGGCGGTGATGCCGTTGAGCTGTAATCTCAAGTAAGTAGGTTAGTTCTATCGATGCAGATGTTTGAAAAGTTTCACTAATTTACTGGTAGTTGCTTGCGGTATCTTCTCAACTTGGGGGGTTTTAAAACTAGACTAGACAATTCGCTAAATTTTATTCTGTAGTTAATTGTGTGTAGTGGGGACTAGATGATTGGTGGCACATGTTTGCGGCTTGAATTTGAATAAGATTCCTCCAAACTCTTATTATGTGCCAGCatggagaaaaatgaaatgCAAACATCGAGAAACAGAAATAAGGCGCTGACTTTTCCCAAGTATGAAGATTCATATATGAAAAACATATCTGCAACGACTGGAAATCATGAAGGAGCAACATATTTCTCAGAATCACCCAAAAAATTCATGTGGTTGTCGGTTTTGCACGTCGCCCATTACGGGTGTGTACAAACCAGAGGAGTTGTTTATATGCACACAGGAGATGAAAACACTCAAGATACCTTTATTCTACGAAATCAGAGAAATTGTCATGCTGACCGGAGCAAAAAGAACTCTAGCTTATAGTATTATAAACAAAACTTTATAAGTATGCGCTTGCAGGTTCCGTTTCTTGTCATACTTAGTATTGATTTCACACGAAAGTCCTCCTCCATGACGTTGCCTACTTGAATCTTCTCCGTTGACATCGCTCTACACAGTGCATCCATATGATTGATGCATAATTGCTTGTTGGTAGTAGTCTAGTTCAGCAGTAAAATGGTTCAGCAAGTGGCATGCCACAGAGATTCAAGGGCGTCATGAGGCCATTTGGTCCGTGCTACGGAAATAAATTGCTGACACACGAGCAAAAATTGGCTCAAAATTAAGGagcatgtcacatcgaatatttagatactaattagaagtattaaatatatactaattataaaaccaattgcacagatggaggctaatttgcgagacgaatctattaagcctaattagtccatgatttgacaatgtgatgctacagtaaacacgtgctaatgatggattaattaggtttaataaattcgtctcgcgaattagccttcatctgtgtaattagttttataattagctcatgtttagtcctcctaattagtctccgaatattcgatatgattagttcggactaaagatccaagcACCCCCTAAATATGGCGGCCGTCTGAGCAGAATCTTTGTGAGAATCCATCATCACAGCCACAAAAATTAGCATTGGTCATTTCTGGCCTAGCAAGTTAAATGTGTCCTGAAGAGGTGAGACCAAAATTGCTAGCAGTACAAAAAATTCTTTAATAAAACAGAAAATGGATCTCACAGTTTGGGTGAGGCATTAGCACACGGTTTGCCTAATCTATCCGACCCATTTAACAAATAAGTGAATCTATCCTTGTATTCTTGCGTTGTGCGTTGACAAGTGAATTGGTGACACCGCAGATTCCCTCTTGGGATTTCTCAAAGAGTAGCTGTATGCATACCGCTGGTTTTCAAGCCTTGAATTGAGTaggctgattttttttttaggaTGATTTGGGGTTGAGGACAATTGACCACAGTGACATATAACTGAACCCTGCGAAATTTTAGCACGTAATCTTCCAAGCATTGGCTATGGTCCTGGTGCATCCTGGCTAGACACGAAACCACCGCAGCCATTTGATTGAACGCACCAGGGCCAGATACcggaaacaacaaacaaacacATAAACGGAATCAAGACATTTTGGAGGAGCGCAAAAAAAGCAGAAATTAGTTTGGAGACAATATGCCAACGCACACGTACAGGAACAGACGAACAGTATGGGCACGCCACCCGCACCGGCCGAGGGGGATGGAGGGTCCCTCCACCTCCAGATTCCGCCGCGGCCCGGGAGATCGCGGCCACGGACGCCGGAGATTCACTGCCAGTGGGCCCCCAAACCCCCTTCCCATAATCTCACGAAAATAAAGGCCGGTCTGTTATTCCAAATCAAAACTGCAAtttgttctttgttttttttatctctcCCGGTACTGGcacccccgcccgccgccctcaTATAAATCCGATCGACGCCACCGCCTGTTCGCCCCCCACGCCACACCCTCCCAATCCCCTCGCATCCCCATACCTTTCTTCCTCCACTCCAGCTGCGTGTGCGATTGGTTAGGGGCTCCGGTGAGCGAAGATGTCGACGTGCGCGGCGGACCTTGCGCCGCTGctgggcccggcggcggcgaacgccaCGGACTACCTCTGCAGCCAGTTCACGGacacggcctcggcggtggaCGCCACGTACCTGCTCTTCTCGGCGTACCTCGTCTTCGCCATGCAGCTCGGCTTCGCCATGCTCTGCGCGGGCTCCGTCCGCGCCAAGAACACCATGAACATCATGCTCACCAACGTGCtcgacgccgcggcgggggcgctCTTCTACTACCTCTTCGGCTTCGCCTTCGCCTTCGGCACGCCCTCCAACGGCTTCATCGGGAAGCAGTTCTTCGGGCTCAAGCACCTCCCCAAGACCGGGTTCGACTACCCCTTCTTCCTCTACCAGTGGGccttcgccatcgccgccgcgggcaTCACGTCGGGGTCCATCGCCGAGAGGACGCAGTTCGTCGCCTACCTCATCTACTCCGCGTTCCTCACGGGGTTCGTGTACCCCGTGGTGTCCCACTGGTTCTGGTCCACCGACGGGTGGGCCGCCGCGAGCCGCACGTCCGGACCGCTCCTCTTCGGCTCCGGCGTCATCGACTTCGCCGGCTCCGGTGTCGTCCACATggtcggcggcgtcgcgggccTGTGGGGCGCGCTCATCGAGGGCCCCCGTATCGGGCGCTTCGACCACGCCGGCCGCTCCGTGGCGCTCAAGGGCCACAGCGCGTCGCTCGTCGTGCTCGGCACCTTCCTCCTGTGGTTCGGCTGGTACGGGTTCAACCCGGGGTCCTTCACCACCATCCTCAAGTCCTACGGCCCCACAGGCAGCATCCACGGGCAGTGGTCGGCCGTGGGCCGCACCGCCGTCACCACCACCCTCGCCGGCAGCGTCGCCGCGCTCACCACGCTGTTCGGGAAGCGGCTCCAGACGGGCCACTGGAACGTGGTGGACGTCTGCAACGGGCTCCTCGGCGGGTTCGCCGCTATCACCGCCGGGTGCAGCGTCGTCGACCCGTGGGCCGCCGTGATCTGCGGGTTCGTGTCGGCGTGGGTGCTCATCGGGGCGAACGCGCTCGCCGCGCGCCTCAGGTTCGACGACCCGCTGGAGGCCGCGCAGCTCCACGGCGGGTGCGGCGCGTGGGGGATCCTCTTCACGGCACTCTTCGCGAGGAAGAGGTACGtggaggagatctacggcgcgGGGAGGCCCTACGGGCTCttcatgggcggcggcgggcgcctcctcgccgcgcacgTCATCCAGATCCTGGTCATCGCGGGGTGGGTGAGCTGCACCATGGGCCCGCTCTTCTACGCGCTGAAGAAGCTGGACCTGCTGCGCATCTCGGCCGACGACGAGATGGCCGGCATGGACATGACCCGGCACGGCGGCTTCGCCTACGTGTACCACGACGAGGACCCCGGCGACAAGGCCGGGGTTGGTGGCTTCATGCTCCGGTCCGCGCAGAACCGCgtcgagccggcggcggcggcgaccggcaaTCAGGTGTGAAAATCAAACGGATCGAGAAGGAACTACGTGCTTGCCTCTTTCTGTCATCGCGTCATATTTTGATGATCACGGTCGTACTTGCCGCTGCCGGCACCGTTTGGGCCGATGCTTGGCCACTTTGGTCTGGTCTCGCGAAGAATTGTAAAACAAGAGTAGGGTGACGATCATGCACGTACCGAGTGTGTTTTTGGTTGGGGTTTCTTTTGTACATGTGTGTTTTAGAAAGTCCGTGTGTGGTGGTGGATGTGATGGGTATGGGTAGGAGCTAGGGTTTATCTTTGTTTGGCTAATAATGCAGTTATTTTTGTGGTGGAATCTTATGAACGGAGCTCGGAAGGTGTGGCGGGCTGCTGGTCAAGATAGGTGGCTCGTGGAGGGTTGAAACAAATTGGAGGATTCTGTCCTGTGGTCTCTGTAGTGTCGTCTCTACCCATCCATCAAAAGCTTTGGCGTGTTCCTTGAATCGATCTAGTGGCTTTTTGGTGTGTGCCCTTTTATTTGGAGTACATGTTTATGTACATGATATTCTGCCAAAAATACCATATGCTATAATAAAAATCCAATTTCCCAGCAGTAGTAGTCTTGGCAACATTCTCAAAATATATGTGCCGCAGCGTACTTCTCTCTCCCTTTCGCTAGTCCTGCCAACTGCCGAGTGAGACGGAAAGAGATTGGGCAGTACGATAGTGGCTTGCTTTTTGCTCCCGTGGCTCTCTGACCAAGTTGCCCATGTCGTGACAACGTATGCGCCCGTTTGAAAAATGCAACCGCAcgtaaacaaaagaaaaaaaagcagaCCTATATGTGTTACGACTCACCACACTACTGCTGGAGGGGAAAACAACACGGAGCTATCACTCTATGACGATCCGCTACGTCTCCGATCCGCGCGCTGAGTGCTGATCAAAGGCCGCACAGGAGACTAATATGGGAATAAGTTTTGACTATTCGTCCATACATACGCGTGAGGAATTATCTCCTTCGCTCGATCAGTTTCTACTAGGCAAGGTTGAACGAGCGTGTCGGGTCACGCGCTCGTGCGAATGCACACCAGAAGAAGCTCCTGGGAGAAGAAAAACGGGGTGGCGAGGTTGAGGAAGGATACGGTAGAGTTTGTGTAGGAGCCGGCGGCAGGGGCAATCGATGAGGTATTTGACTTGTTTCTACTACCGTGCATGCTCATCCGCGTTTCTTGTCGACTCGCCTCCATtgatgaaaaatgaaaaaaaaaatcgtacCATCAGAAAAGACCGATATCTGAATTTGGTAAAGTCATCTTTCGTCAGGATAAATGGCTAATGTGTGTGGGCTTGTGGAaggccattttttttttaatttctttgaGGCGTGAGTGGCAGAGCAGTTAGCGCGGAGTTCATTGGAGCGCCGCTGTTTACTCACTAGTGAAGAGCACTGATGACTAATCAAGTTAAAGAGTAGATGAAAATCCAGTGCCCCTTTCTAATAATCAGAAGAAAAGTCTAAACGTGTGCAGGGGTACGGGAAAGGACACGGGAGGATAGGATGCACTTCCTCCATCGCAGGAGGGGCCGGGTCCCCTTTGTGATGTCACGAACCAAGACCTCCTCGAAAGCCAGAAAGCACCGAGCGCCGTCCCTTTTCCCACGACTGAGGCCGCGGGAAAACCAGCCAATCGGCGGGTGCCGTGGTGCGCCTTCCCGGGTTGGCGTCCGTGTCAGGGAGCAGACGGGGTCCACGGGGAGGCTACCCGGAAAGCTCCTGCTGGTGCTGGCTCGCGGAGCGCCTGGCATTGGGAGATGCACTGCGCGCGCGCCCTGTGGTTTCGGTGGATCACGGGGATCCCATCCTCACCTGGCCTCTCCCGGACTCCCGGCCGAAAGCGGGGACGACACGGGCACACGCTCCACGCGCGACGGCACGGAGCATGGAAATACCCGGATACCCTCGATCtgctcttgttttttttttcttctctcgcCGACGTCGATCAGTCATAGCTGGACGAGCGCGCGTACACACGCTagtttgcagccttgcaggagAATAATGCTGCGCGTAGGGCGTGGGTCAGGTCAGGGTGTACT
This portion of the Setaria viridis chromosome 7, Setaria_viridis_v4.0, whole genome shotgun sequence genome encodes:
- the LOC117865252 gene encoding ammonium transporter 1 member 1, with protein sequence MSTCAADLAPLLGPAAANATDYLCSQFTDTASAVDATYLLFSAYLVFAMQLGFAMLCAGSVRAKNTMNIMLTNVLDAAAGALFYYLFGFAFAFGTPSNGFIGKQFFGLKHLPKTGFDYPFFLYQWAFAIAAAGITSGSIAERTQFVAYLIYSAFLTGFVYPVVSHWFWSTDGWAAASRTSGPLLFGSGVIDFAGSGVVHMVGGVAGLWGALIEGPRIGRFDHAGRSVALKGHSASLVVLGTFLLWFGWYGFNPGSFTTILKSYGPTGSIHGQWSAVGRTAVTTTLAGSVAALTTLFGKRLQTGHWNVVDVCNGLLGGFAAITAGCSVVDPWAAVICGFVSAWVLIGANALAARLRFDDPLEAAQLHGGCGAWGILFTALFARKRYVEEIYGAGRPYGLFMGGGGRLLAAHVIQILVIAGWVSCTMGPLFYALKKLDLLRISADDEMAGMDMTRHGGFAYVYHDEDPGDKAGVGGFMLRSAQNRVEPAAAATGNQV